Proteins encoded by one window of Streptomyces sp. NBC_01571:
- a CDS encoding S8 family serine peptidase has protein sequence MCAALGAVVALSALPAPDAAADDGQSRQWYLAPMKASEMWKVSTGEGVKVAVIDSGVNPETPSLKGQVLVDEVPKALSYHVTQDYSGHGTSMAELIAGTGAGGGLKGLAPGAKIVPYRIVTSDLKGEAERKRTLTSARAIRAAADSDAKIINMSYGSPASDPDEEAAVKYAYSKGKLLIAGTGNNAEKFNLIGYPASYPFVVGVAAADKTGKVGKFSEHGNYVDLAAPGLDVPTWCDATFKSYCPGVGTSMATAITSASAALVWSAHPDWTANQVLGSLIDTAGRDWPKNNPSNYLGYGLIRPRKVLEDTGIDPGPAKTDPLSYENGTGVTDASPSATAPASSRPPKSTSGDRTSAAGSSTESSGGTPWGALAGAAAVLVIAGGAFAVIRSRRRA, from the coding sequence GTGTGCGCCGCGCTGGGCGCGGTGGTCGCTCTGTCGGCCTTGCCGGCCCCGGACGCGGCGGCCGACGACGGCCAGTCGAGGCAGTGGTATCTGGCCCCGATGAAGGCCTCCGAGATGTGGAAGGTGAGCACGGGCGAGGGCGTGAAGGTCGCCGTGATCGACTCGGGCGTCAACCCCGAGACCCCCTCGCTCAAGGGACAGGTACTGGTCGACGAGGTGCCGAAGGCCCTCTCGTACCACGTCACGCAGGACTACTCGGGCCATGGGACGAGCATGGCCGAATTGATCGCCGGTACGGGCGCCGGAGGTGGCCTGAAGGGTCTGGCCCCTGGGGCGAAGATCGTGCCGTACCGGATCGTGACCAGCGATCTGAAGGGCGAGGCCGAGAGGAAGAGGACCTTGACCTCGGCCCGGGCGATCAGGGCTGCCGCCGACAGCGACGCCAAGATCATCAACATGTCCTACGGCAGCCCGGCCAGTGATCCGGATGAAGAAGCGGCCGTCAAGTACGCCTATTCGAAGGGCAAGTTGCTGATCGCCGGCACCGGCAACAACGCGGAGAAGTTCAACCTGATCGGGTACCCGGCCTCGTATCCGTTCGTCGTCGGAGTCGCCGCCGCGGACAAGACCGGGAAGGTGGGGAAGTTCTCGGAGCACGGCAACTACGTCGACCTCGCGGCCCCCGGCCTCGACGTGCCCACCTGGTGCGACGCGACGTTCAAGTCGTACTGCCCCGGCGTGGGAACGAGTATGGCCACCGCCATCACCTCCGCCTCCGCCGCCCTCGTCTGGTCCGCCCACCCCGACTGGACGGCCAACCAGGTCCTCGGGAGTCTCATAGACACCGCGGGACGCGACTGGCCGAAGAACAACCCGAGCAACTACCTCGGATACGGCCTCATCCGGCCCCGCAAGGTGCTGGAGGACACCGGCATCGACCCCGGACCGGCCAAGACCGACCCGCTCAGCTACGAGAACGGGACGGGCGTCACCGACGCCTCCCCCTCCGCCACCGCACCCGCCTCGTCCCGGCCCCCCAAATCCACCTCGGGTGACCGGACTTCGGCGGCGGGATCGAGCACGGAGTCGTCCGGCGGCACCCCCTGGGGTGCTCTCGCCGGTGCCGCAGCCGTGCTGGTGATCGCGGGCGGCGCCTTCGCGGTGATCCGTTCACGGCGCCGCGCATGA
- a CDS encoding WXG100 family type VII secretion target, which yields MADGRKFDDDRVQKLQTNVLDRYESIKKQLAALQGTIDMIEASWTGVGANAFNKKQTEINDNMAQIGRMLDRFLENLHLTKSDKVKLEDELHSTISNIQVDLGGKTSALNSY from the coding sequence ATGGCCGACGGCCGCAAGTTCGACGACGACCGGGTACAGAAGCTCCAGACGAACGTCCTGGACCGGTACGAGTCCATCAAGAAGCAGCTCGCCGCCCTCCAGGGGACCATCGACATGATCGAGGCCAGCTGGACGGGTGTCGGCGCCAACGCCTTCAACAAGAAGCAGACCGAGATCAACGACAACATGGCCCAGATCGGCCGGATGCTCGACCGGTTCCTCGAGAACCTGCACCTCACCAAGTCGGACAAGGTCAAGCTCGAGGACGAACTCCACTCGACGATCTCCAACATCCAGGTGGACCTCGGCGGCAAGACCTCGGCGCTCAACAGCTACTGA
- a CDS encoding WXG100 family type VII secretion target: MSGVHYQDLAVKYGTLDALTTELGNQAKKLEEDLGALKQAVLDAAEGWGGEAYDAFQAQSKEWDNHATAVHQALLSISQKVHQAGGDYRGGDLKGASYFQ; this comes from the coding sequence ATGTCCGGCGTCCACTACCAGGACCTTGCCGTCAAGTACGGCACCCTGGACGCGCTCACCACGGAACTCGGCAACCAGGCCAAGAAGCTCGAGGAAGACCTCGGAGCGCTCAAGCAGGCCGTTCTCGACGCGGCGGAAGGCTGGGGCGGCGAGGCCTACGACGCGTTTCAGGCGCAGTCGAAGGAGTGGGACAACCACGCGACCGCCGTTCACCAGGCGCTGCTGTCCATCTCGCAGAAGGTCCACCAGGCCGGCGGTGACTACCGGGGCGGCGACCTCAAGGGAGCCAGCTACTTCCAGTAG